The stretch of DNA CATTTAAATGGGAAGGGTAAATGGATGCCGCCACATCAATAGCAGGAATCACGATTTGCACAGGCTTTGCTTCTTTAAGCGAATGAACCTCAGCAGAAACTAGATTACCGCTCAACAAAAATAGAACAGATAAAAAGAATAACTTACGCATTTTTCTTTCTTCTAAATAACGTAAACAATGACCATATAAGCATGCTTCCAAGTCCAATTAAAAGAGGTAGAACATTTGGTGCAGGTTGTTCCGTTCCTCCAAGTCCCGTCTTCGGTAGGCTACCTGGTAGCATCGTGTAATCAACTAAAACGATTGGCTCTAAATCATCTTCTGTATTAAAAGCATACACCGTATAAATATTATTTTGCTTCAATTCTACATTGGCTAAATCAACATTGCTATTTTCTCCACGAAGTTGAATTCCGTATTCCCCTGCATCGAGAATTTCATAATCAGTAATATCCCCATAGGAAACATCGCTAAATAGAATCGCGTCATTCATAATAGCGAAATCAGCGGTTGGTGTGTCAGGAGATAGATGTCCAATACGTACCATCGTTTGACCTAGTGGTACATCCATTGCATTTTCTACTAATTTCACATCGATGTTTTCAATTCTATTGGCCACTATTAGTGTGTAAACTTCGTTAGCACGAATGGAAAGTGTCGTATCTGCAAGTGCATCGTTCTCACCTTTCGTACCTGTTTCATAAATTTCTACTGTGTAATTACCTTCATTCACATTTATGTACTCAGAAGCATCTTTAAAATGAATCCCTTCTGCAATTAGTTCTCCATCTAAATAAATATCAACAGCA from Sutcliffiella cohnii encodes:
- a CDS encoding DUF4397 domain-containing protein, coding for MKRKLFAFFTLVPLLLFALYIPSAHGEATDGTSMIRALHAVPDAPAVDIYLDGELIAEGIHFKDASEYINVNEGNYTVEIYETGTKGENDALADTTLSIRANEVYTLIVANRIENIDVKLVENAMDVPLGQTMVRIGHLSPDTPTADFAIMNDAILFSDVSYGDITDYEILDAGEYGIQLRGENSNVDLANVELKQNNIYTVYAFNTEDDLEPIVLVDYTMLPGSLPKTGLGGTEQPAPNVLPLLIGLGSMLIWSLFTLFRRKKNA